A stretch of Sulfurimonas xiamenensis DNA encodes these proteins:
- a CDS encoding zonular occludens toxin domain-containing protein, which yields MIVYLVGVPGSGKTYKAVYTIFNNFSTDEKAKKDVKKDYYNCYTNINEFKFDKVHDVNPLDFDDLKRKLKQLHRYYKDKVTDEFLIEKCKEYEIYKTLFVIDECHNIFDKNDPVLIWWLSYHRHLYQDIFLITQNLSLVFGKYKSFSEYFYRAKATTVSLNRNTFKYDVYINSRLSMNARSHTEKLPKVKEVFELYQSGDSVNSKNILVRFIIFSLIMIFLGVVFAYAYFSDSYPEEVFDNKPIDNNSTSVVIDKNSQNVSASSINSHDSIDPNNRQFFNLTCNNTNCYNKDILLPLALLEYFIKNQSITFFYSVKINKNSSKFYLDSTDDFYKYISNKRRKDDDYKTVDDTSTHSSVFSSK from the coding sequence ATGATAGTTTATCTTGTTGGCGTTCCTGGAAGTGGTAAAACATATAAAGCTGTTTATACTATTTTTAATAATTTTTCTACAGATGAAAAAGCTAAAAAAGATGTAAAAAAAGATTATTATAATTGTTATACAAATATAAATGAATTTAAATTTGATAAAGTTCATGATGTTAATCCGCTTGATTTCGATGATTTAAAGCGTAAATTAAAACAGTTACATAGATATTATAAAGATAAAGTAACCGATGAGTTTCTTATTGAAAAATGTAAAGAATATGAAATTTATAAGACTCTTTTTGTTATAGATGAATGTCATAATATTTTTGATAAAAATGATCCTGTTCTTATTTGGTGGCTTTCTTATCATAGACATTTATATCAAGATATTTTTTTAATTACTCAAAATCTTTCTCTTGTTTTTGGAAAATATAAATCTTTTTCAGAGTATTTTTATAGAGCTAAAGCGACTACTGTATCATTAAATAGAAATACTTTTAAATATGATGTTTATATAAATTCCCGTCTATCTATGAATGCTAGAAGTCACACAGAAAAATTACCAAAGGTTAAAGAAGTTTTTGAACTTTACCAGAGTGGTGATTCTGTTAATTCTAAAAATATATTAGTTCGTTTCATTATTTTTTCTTTAATTATGATTTTTTTAGGTGTTGTTTTTGCTTATGCTTATTTTTCAGATTCTTATCCTGAAGAAGTTTTTGATAATAAACCTATTGATAATAATTCTACTTCTGTTGTTATAGATAAAAATTCTCAAAATGTTTCTGCTTCTTCTATTAATTCTCATGATTCTATTGATCCTAATAATAGACAATTTTTTAATCTCACTTGCAATAATACAAATTGCTATAATAAAGATATATTGCTTCCTCTTGCATTACTTGAATATTTTATTAAAAATCAATCTATTACTTTTTTTTATTCTGTAAAAATCAATAAAAATTCATCTAAGTTTTATTTAGATTCTACTGATGATTTTTATAAATATATTTCAAATAAAAGGCGAAAAGATGATGATTATAAAACTGTTGATGATACTTCTACTCATAGTTCCGTATTTAGTAGCAAATGA